The Methanoculleus marisnigri JR1 genome window below encodes:
- the arcS gene encoding archaeosine synthase subunit alpha, with product MSRYEAQKRDGLARVGTYEHEEASVSLPAALDTDALFPTLRDRALSNVPLAIDPAFVENYFSPGEGQPVTVHPLAASAESGDCVLVANWHTAEKNPRNYATWLNTLKEKIPPDTAWYAPASALPSTACLLVYSGFDLFDYRAVDLATAQKKFCLPEGEFPASLMETGACGCEGCRDGDLLRHNRLALDRELALVRHYIEAGRLRELMEARCRADAAQVGILRFLDRNYALMERSLPVARSVPMRANTAESQNRAEVRRFADRVIERFVPTRTDVAVLLPCSARKPYSLSRSHRLFVNTVNRRAHELIVTSPLGLVPRELERVYPAGHYDVPVTGYWDREECAFIADILARYLAAHPYRRVIAHLEGGALTVAEMAAEACGIDLEVTCEGHPTAPGSLHALDAALEGERRMQTDTIRGTVSWQFATDINTKGLQLRGRSMQMAVLRGKQQLFSIDPGTGLFRPTFAGWDLIPEGYRIKIDEFVPQGDVLAPGITDCDPRIREGDEVLVEGPLAIATGRAMMGADEMLRSKRGVAVRVRKVKKIGE from the coding sequence ATGAGCAGGTATGAGGCGCAGAAGCGCGACGGCCTTGCCCGGGTAGGAACCTATGAACACGAAGAGGCGAGCGTATCCCTCCCCGCCGCCCTCGATACGGACGCCCTCTTCCCCACGCTCCGCGACCGGGCTCTCTCGAACGTCCCGCTCGCCATCGACCCGGCGTTCGTGGAGAACTACTTCAGCCCCGGCGAGGGGCAGCCGGTGACCGTCCACCCGCTCGCCGCCTCGGCGGAGTCCGGTGACTGCGTCCTGGTCGCGAACTGGCACACGGCGGAGAAGAACCCCCGGAACTACGCGACGTGGCTTAACACGCTGAAAGAGAAGATCCCGCCGGACACCGCGTGGTACGCCCCGGCATCGGCGCTCCCCTCGACCGCCTGCCTCCTCGTCTACTCGGGTTTCGACCTCTTCGACTACCGGGCGGTCGACCTCGCCACGGCGCAGAAGAAGTTCTGCCTCCCCGAAGGCGAGTTCCCCGCATCGCTGATGGAGACCGGCGCCTGCGGGTGCGAGGGCTGCCGGGATGGCGACCTTCTCCGGCACAACCGTCTCGCGCTCGACCGCGAACTTGCCCTCGTGCGGCACTACATCGAGGCGGGCAGGCTCCGGGAACTGATGGAGGCCCGGTGCCGCGCGGACGCCGCGCAGGTCGGCATCCTCCGGTTCCTCGACCGGAACTACGCGTTGATGGAACGCTCCCTTCCGGTGGCGCGGTCAGTGCCGATGCGGGCCAACACCGCCGAGTCGCAGAACAGGGCGGAAGTCCGGCGGTTCGCCGACCGGGTGATCGAGCGGTTCGTCCCGACCCGGACGGACGTCGCGGTTCTCCTCCCCTGCTCGGCACGGAAGCCCTACTCGCTCTCCCGGAGTCACCGGCTTTTTGTGAACACGGTGAACCGGCGGGCGCACGAACTGATCGTCACCTCGCCCCTCGGCCTCGTGCCGAGAGAACTCGAGCGGGTCTACCCGGCGGGCCATTACGACGTGCCGGTGACCGGATACTGGGACCGTGAGGAGTGCGCCTTCATCGCCGATATCCTCGCCCGCTACTTGGCTGCACACCCCTACCGCCGGGTGATCGCGCACCTCGAGGGCGGGGCGCTCACGGTTGCAGAGATGGCGGCGGAAGCCTGCGGGATCGACCTCGAGGTGACCTGCGAGGGCCATCCGACGGCGCCGGGGTCCCTGCATGCCCTGGATGCCGCCCTCGAAGGCGAGCGGCGGATGCAGACCGACACCATCCGCGGCACGGTCTCCTGGCAGTTCGCGACCGATATCAACACGAAGGGCCTCCAGCTCCGGGGGAGGAGCATGCAGATGGCGGTGCTCCGCGGGAAGCAGCAGCTCTTCAGCATCGACCCCGGGACCGGGCTGTTCCGCCCGACGTTTGCGGGATGGGACCTGATACCCGAGGGCTACCGGATCAAGATCGACGAGTTCGTGCCGCAGGGCGACGTCCTCGCCCCGGGCATCACCGACTGCGACCCCCGGATACGGGAGGGCGACGAGGTGCTGGTCGAAGGACCGCTCGCGATCGCCACCGGCCGGGCGATGATGGGCGCGGACGAGATGCTCCGGTCGAAGCGCGGTGTCGCGGTGCGGGTGCGGAAGGTGAAGAAGATCGGGGAGTGA
- a CDS encoding sulfide/dihydroorotate dehydrogenase-like FAD/NAD-binding protein: protein MKRLYTIELATKLADRVYEYWIRAPQVAEHARAGQFVILRLHEKGERIPLTISAVRGDTVRVIFMTVGKTTEELATLGAGDSISDVVGPLGKPSEIENYGTCCVIGGGVGIASTPLIAKELKEAGNHVIGIIGARNADLLILEDEMEEICDEFYITTDDGSKGVHGFAADVLKKLLEERKIDRVWIIGPAIMMKVTSGATVPYGVKTYVSLNPIMVDGTGMCGSCRVTVAGETKFACVDGPEFDAHQVDFAELMQRQRIYTTQEKESLERFAEHRCRCGEGGHHHE, encoded by the coding sequence GTGAAGCGGTTGTATACGATAGAATTGGCGACAAAACTCGCCGACCGGGTTTACGAATACTGGATACGTGCGCCGCAGGTGGCCGAGCACGCACGGGCGGGCCAGTTTGTTATCCTGCGCCTGCATGAGAAAGGCGAGCGGATACCGCTCACCATCTCTGCGGTCAGGGGGGACACCGTCCGGGTGATCTTCATGACCGTCGGCAAGACGACCGAGGAGCTTGCGACCCTCGGCGCGGGCGACAGCATCAGCGATGTCGTGGGGCCGCTCGGCAAACCGAGCGAGATCGAGAACTACGGCACCTGCTGCGTCATCGGCGGCGGTGTCGGGATCGCGAGCACCCCCCTCATCGCAAAGGAGCTGAAAGAGGCGGGCAACCACGTCATCGGCATCATCGGGGCGAGGAACGCCGATCTCCTCATCCTGGAGGACGAGATGGAGGAGATCTGCGACGAGTTCTACATCACGACCGACGACGGGAGCAAGGGCGTCCACGGGTTTGCAGCCGACGTCCTGAAAAAACTGCTCGAGGAGCGGAAGATCGACCGGGTCTGGATCATCGGCCCCGCGATCATGATGAAGGTCACCTCCGGCGCGACGGTGCCCTACGGCGTGAAGACCTACGTCAGCCTCAACCCGATCATGGTCGACGGGACGGGGATGTGCGGCTCCTGCCGGGTGACCGTCGCAGGAGAGACGAAGTTCGCCTGCGTCGACGGCCCCGAGTTCGACGCCCACCAGGTCGATTTTGCCGAACTGATGCAGCGGCAGCGGATCTACACCACGCAGGAGAAGGAGTCGCTCGAGAGGTTCGCGGAGCACCGGTGCCGGTGCGGCGAGGGAGGCCACCACCATGAGTGA
- a CDS encoding CBS domain-containing protein, which produces MEIPTPAELREKRLRMGLKQADVARMAGISQSMVARIEAGSVDPRVSTLAKIVDVLRAAEHSAITAADVMHTPVLSVAPDDPVGRAVEIMGTNGISQLPVLEKDVPVGCISESAIMNAMEEGGLHHTHRRLVQDYLEPGFPTVPPTAPIDTVVHLLHHSHAVVVIEKGKVQGVITKHDLISLIT; this is translated from the coding sequence ATGGAGATACCCACCCCGGCGGAACTTCGGGAAAAACGACTTCGAATGGGCTTAAAGCAGGCCGATGTGGCCCGTATGGCCGGAATCAGCCAGTCCATGGTCGCGCGGATCGAGGCAGGCAGCGTGGACCCGAGGGTGAGCACGCTCGCCAAGATCGTGGACGTCCTGCGGGCAGCGGAGCACTCGGCGATCACGGCGGCCGATGTGATGCACACCCCGGTGCTCTCCGTCGCCCCGGACGATCCTGTCGGCCGTGCCGTCGAGATCATGGGCACAAACGGTATCTCCCAGCTGCCGGTGCTCGAGAAGGACGTGCCCGTCGGGTGCATATCCGAATCGGCTATCATGAACGCCATGGAAGAAGGAGGGCTCCACCATACGCACCGGAGACTGGTGCAGGACTACCTGGAGCCCGGGTTCCCGACAGTTCCCCCGACGGCGCCGATCGACACGGTCGTCCACCTCCTGCACCACAGCCACGCGGTCGTCGTTATCGAGAAGGGGAAGGTGCAGGGCGTGATCACCAAGCACGACCTGATATCGTTGATCACCTGA
- a CDS encoding TIGR00296 family protein, with protein MEMLTPEEGRTAVRLARKAVEKAVDGERMMLPDLPPVFGEKRGVFVTIKRQGRLRGCIGLPYPVKPLGDAILEAAASAALKDPRFPPVSRRELADLDLEVTVLTPPRPLDCPPEERPNCVEVGKHGLIVSGLGRGGLLLPQVPTEYGWDSREFLDQTCVKAGLSPGCWQRGDVAVQTFEGQIFEEKAV; from the coding sequence ATGGAAATGCTGACCCCGGAAGAAGGCAGAACGGCAGTTCGTCTGGCACGCAAAGCCGTCGAGAAAGCCGTCGACGGCGAACGGATGATGCTGCCCGATCTCCCCCCTGTTTTTGGGGAGAAACGCGGCGTCTTCGTCACGATCAAGCGGCAGGGACGCCTCCGCGGATGCATCGGCCTCCCGTACCCGGTAAAACCGCTCGGCGATGCGATCCTCGAAGCGGCCGCATCGGCGGCTCTCAAGGATCCCCGGTTTCCCCCGGTATCGCGGCGGGAACTCGCCGACCTCGATCTCGAGGTGACGGTGCTCACGCCCCCGCGGCCGCTCGACTGCCCGCCGGAGGAGCGCCCCAACTGCGTCGAGGTCGGGAAGCACGGCCTGATCGTCAGCGGCCTCGGAAGAGGGGGGCTCCTCCTGCCGCAGGTTCCGACCGAGTACGGCTGGGACAGCAGAGAGTTCCTCGACCAGACCTGCGTCAAGGCCGGGCTTTCGCCCGGGTGCTGGCAACGCGGCGACGTCGCCGTGCAGACGTTCGAGGGGCAGATATTCGAAGAAAAGGCGGTTTAA
- a CDS encoding YbjQ family protein → MILTTTEEVPGYAVGEVLGVVSGNTVRAKNVGRDITAGLKSLVGGELEEYTAMLADARTEAYNRMANAARDLGADAVVNVRFATSQTMAAAAELLAYGTAVKLVPRK, encoded by the coding sequence ATGATACTGACGACGACTGAAGAAGTGCCGGGCTACGCCGTAGGGGAAGTCCTCGGCGTGGTCTCCGGCAACACCGTACGGGCGAAGAACGTAGGAAGGGATATCACTGCAGGGCTCAAGAGCCTTGTCGGCGGGGAACTCGAGGAGTATACCGCCATGCTCGCCGACGCCCGGACCGAGGCGTACAACCGGATGGCCAATGCCGCGCGCGATCTCGGCGCCGACGCGGTGGTGAACGTCCGGTTCGCGACATCCCAGACGATGGCGGCGGCGGCGGAACTTCTTGCCTACGGAACGGCAGTGAAGCTCGTTCCGAGGAAGTAA
- the tgtA gene encoding tRNA guanosine(15) transglycosylase TgtA, which yields MAITFEVIHKDIAGRVGKLRVNDKTVRTPALLPVVNPHLPLVTPREMREMGVEALITNAYIFRRSTEFHDRALAEGLHGVLDFDGVIMTDSGSFQLSVYGEVEVSNRDTLEFQQAIKSDIVVPLDLPTPPDAGPGRAARELAVTMERIREAQALFPDANLAAPVQGGIFTDLREEAGRAVRDLDFTFAPIGAVVPLMESYRYKELVQVVLAAKRGLSPGTAVHLFGAGHPSMFALAVAMGCDLFDSAAYALFAREGRYITPHGSLKIDELAELPCACRVCRSMTADELRKSEDRERLLALHNLHVTLAEIARIRQAIQDGTLWELVDERCRSHPRLLDGYRELLAHVAELERDDPVSKRRFFYRGSETCRRTEVLRFHEVIPRIPLGERVLVSFDGQGAPGFDTVLNFKPPFGPYPVELAETFPVGQSEVPEWDDDMVRSGCAGIRSLMEAHPESRFTVQCGEVWTRLVLEEVPDAEVLHEQV from the coding sequence ATGGCAATTACTTTTGAAGTCATACACAAAGATATCGCAGGCAGGGTCGGCAAACTCAGGGTGAACGATAAAACAGTCCGGACGCCCGCGCTCCTCCCTGTCGTCAATCCCCACCTCCCCCTGGTCACTCCCCGCGAGATGCGGGAGATGGGCGTCGAGGCGCTGATCACGAACGCCTACATCTTCAGGCGGAGCACCGAATTCCACGACCGGGCGCTTGCAGAAGGGCTTCATGGCGTCCTCGACTTCGACGGCGTCATCATGACCGACTCGGGCTCGTTCCAGCTCTCCGTCTACGGGGAGGTCGAGGTGAGCAACCGGGACACGCTCGAGTTCCAGCAGGCGATAAAAAGCGACATCGTCGTCCCTCTGGATCTCCCGACCCCGCCGGACGCAGGGCCCGGGAGGGCGGCACGGGAACTCGCGGTCACGATGGAGCGGATCCGCGAGGCACAGGCTCTCTTCCCGGATGCGAACCTGGCAGCGCCGGTGCAGGGCGGCATCTTCACCGACCTCCGCGAGGAGGCGGGACGCGCCGTCCGGGACCTCGACTTCACCTTCGCTCCCATCGGCGCCGTGGTGCCGCTGATGGAGAGTTACCGCTACAAAGAACTCGTGCAGGTCGTCCTTGCGGCGAAACGCGGCCTCTCCCCGGGTACCGCCGTCCACCTCTTCGGTGCAGGCCACCCGTCGATGTTCGCCCTCGCCGTCGCGATGGGCTGCGACCTCTTCGACTCGGCTGCATACGCCCTCTTCGCGCGGGAGGGGCGCTACATCACCCCCCACGGGAGCCTCAAGATCGACGAGCTCGCGGAACTCCCCTGCGCCTGCCGGGTCTGCCGCTCGATGACCGCTGACGAACTCCGGAAGTCCGAGGACCGGGAGCGGCTGCTCGCCCTCCACAACCTGCACGTCACTCTTGCAGAGATCGCCCGCATCCGGCAGGCGATCCAGGACGGGACGCTCTGGGAGCTCGTCGACGAGCGGTGCCGGAGCCACCCGCGCCTGCTCGACGGCTACCGGGAACTCCTCGCCCACGTTGCGGAACTCGAACGCGACGACCCCGTCTCCAAGCGCCGGTTCTTCTACCGGGGCTCGGAGACCTGCCGGAGAACCGAGGTGCTCCGGTTCCATGAGGTCATCCCCCGCATCCCCCTCGGCGAGCGGGTGCTCGTCTCGTTCGACGGGCAGGGTGCGCCCGGGTTCGACACCGTCCTGAACTTCAAGCCGCCCTTCGGGCCCTACCCCGTGGAACTCGCGGAAACCTTCCCGGTAGGCCAGAGCGAGGTCCCGGAGTGGGACGACGATATGGTCCGGTCGGGATGCGCAGGCATCCGGTCGCTGATGGAGGCGCACCCGGAGAGCCGGTTTACGGTTCAATGTGGCGAGGTATGGACGCGCCTCGTTCTCGAAGAGGTTCCGGACGCGGAGGTGCTCCATGAGCAGGTATGA
- the tpiA gene encoding triose-phosphate isomerase: protein MDSPFVLVNLKTYQEGMGSNAHRIAAAAETVAKESGAVIGIAPAFTELHPMSHHYAIPVYAQHIDAITPGAHTGHILPEAVRSAGARGTLINHSERRLTLADIGACVESARRLHLETVVCTNNDATSAAAAALRPDYVAIEPPELIGSGVSVSKADPGIIERSVNAVRAVNPDVNVLTGAGIQSGECVKIAVDLGTCGVLLASSVVKADDPEAVLRDLVSLL, encoded by the coding sequence ATGGATTCCCCGTTCGTTCTGGTCAATCTCAAGACCTATCAGGAAGGCATGGGCAGCAACGCTCACCGGATCGCCGCTGCGGCCGAGACCGTGGCAAAAGAGAGCGGAGCCGTCATCGGCATCGCGCCGGCCTTCACCGAGCTTCACCCGATGAGCCACCACTACGCGATCCCGGTCTACGCCCAGCATATCGACGCGATCACCCCAGGCGCCCATACCGGGCATATTCTCCCGGAAGCCGTCCGGTCGGCGGGCGCACGCGGCACCCTGATCAACCACTCCGAGCGCCGCCTCACCCTGGCCGATATCGGCGCCTGCGTCGAGAGCGCCCGGAGGCTCCACCTCGAGACGGTCGTCTGCACGAACAACGACGCGACGAGCGCCGCCGCCGCAGCGCTCCGGCCCGACTACGTGGCGATTGAGCCCCCGGAGCTGATCGGGAGCGGGGTCTCGGTCTCGAAGGCCGACCCGGGGATCATCGAGCGGTCGGTCAACGCCGTCCGGGCGGTGAACCCGGACGTGAACGTCCTGACCGGGGCGGGCATCCAGTCGGGCGAGTGCGTGAAGATCGCCGTCGACCTCGGGACATGCGGTGTTCTCCTCGCCTCAAGCGTGGTCAAGGCCGACGATCCCGAAGCGGTCCTCCGGGACCTGGTCTCGCTGCTCTAA